GTCGGCCACAGCGACGCGAGGGTGGGCCCGATGCGCGGGTAGAGATCGGGTACGCCGGTCAGGTCGGCCAGCACGTGGTAGCCGTCGAAACGCACCAACGGGGTGAGCTGACGGATCATCTGCAGGATCTGGGTGGCGATGACCAGCAGCAGGGCGTCCCAGCCGGTGCCCCACCACACGCCCGCGATCGCGACGGCGACAATGGCGTTGAAGTAGAGCCCGCCGAGGTCGGTGCGGATCCGGCCCAGCCGCCCGAGGCGGTAGCTGTCGGTGACGTCGGTGTAGAAGGCGGGCCAGACCAGGTAGATGCCGGCGCCCATGACGCCGGGGACCGCGCCGCCCTTGCGGGCCGCAGCCGCGTGGCCGAACTCGTGGAAGCCGGCCGAGAGCACCGTGACGGCCACGACGAGCAGCAGCAGGCCGGGCTTCTGGAACGCCTCGTAGGTGGCCGAGGCCAGACCCTTGTCCAGCAGCAGCCACCAGCTGGTGACCAGGAAGGCCGCCATGAGCGGGATCCAGACCAGGGGCGAGAAGAGCACCCGGAAGGGATCGGTGATGCGCTGGGTCCGCTCGGGGTCGGTGACCGACACCTTGGCCCGCAGGCCGAGCAGCGGGTTGCTGCGCTTGAGCTCCGGTGCGGAGCCGTCGGCCTTGAGCAGCAGACCGAGCGGGCGCAGCTGCGAGTCGACGAGCGTCCGCACGTTGTCGGCGGTGACCGGCTTGCCGGTGCGGTCGCGCACGCCGTCGGCCACCTCGTCGTACCCGCGCCTGCCGTCGACGGCTTCGAGGACGGCGTACAGCAGCGGCGTGACCTGCAGGGTCTGGCCGTCGGCGCGACGGACCAGGGAGGGAGGGGTGCGGTAGCCCGACCCCTCCATCTCCCCGATCAGCTGCAGCCCGTCGGGGCGTGTCGGCACGTCCGAGACGACGGTCACTCAGGCCTCCCAGCCGGGTCCAGCGCCGGCACGGGGCCGGCGCGAGGTCACTGGGTGATCTCGGCGTCCTGGTCGGTGGTGGCCTCGGCGCTGCCGGTGATGTCCTGGGTGATGATGGCGTCCTGCTGGGACACCGCCGTCGCCTGGGAGTCGACCGAGCCGATGTTGGCCGCCACCGCGGCGTCGATGGGCGCCGCCACGTTGGCGTTGGCCGCGACCGAGCCGGCGATGGGCGCGGCCAGGTCGGCGTCGGCGTCGACGTTCACGTTGACGTTGAGCAGGTTGCCGTCGAGCAGGCCGCTGGTGTTGACGCCGTCGACGGTGTCGCCCACCGTGCCGGTCACGCCGTCCACGGTGCCGCCGAGGCCGCCGGTCACGCCGTCCACGGTGCCGCCGACGCCGTCGGTGCCTCCGACGACCCCGTCGACCACGCCGTCGGCCGTGCCGCCGGTGTCGCCACCGACCACGCCGTCCACGGTGCCACCCACGGTGTCGGTGACGGTGCCGGTGGTGTCGCCGCCGACCACGCCGTCGACGGTGTCGCCCACGGTGCCGGTCGCGCCGCCCACGGTGTCGCCCACCGTGCCGGTGGTCCCGTCGAGCGTGTCGCCCACGGTGCCGGTGGCGCCGTCGAGGGGCTCGGAGACCGAGGTGGGCGCGTCGGTGACACCGGCGGTGCCGGCGTCGGTGGCGGTCGTCGCAGCCGCGGCGTCGACCGGTGCGGTGCCGCTCTCGGTGCCGTCGTCGATGACGTCGTTGCCCTGGTCGATCGCGCTGTCCTGCTCGGACGTCGCGAGGGCGTCGGCGTCGACGCTCTGGTCGATGATCACGCCCTGGTCGCTGAGCGCCTGGGCGGTCGAGCCCTCGGACAGGATGTTGGTGCCGACGGCCGCGTCGATCGGGGCCGCCACGTTGAGGTTCGCGGCGACCGCGAGGTCGATGGGTGCGGCGGCGTCGATGGCGAGGTCGACGTCGGCGTTGAGGTCGAGGATGGATACGACCTCCTTGTCCGGAAGGGCGGTCACCCCCTCCGCCATGAGGTCGGCCTCGCTGAGTCCCTGCGGCTGTACGTCGGTCATGTGTGTGCTCCTCGAGTCCCGGACCAGGACCGCTCGTCAGGGCTCGTGCGCCCCGAGCGGTTCGTAGAACCCTGTCCCTTGCGTCCCGGTTCCAAACGTGCGGTGAGGGGGTCCGGACCGATGCGGTCCCTCGCCTGAGGCGCGGCGTCAGTCGCGGACCCGACGGCCCCCGTCGTCGTCGTACTCCACGCGCTCGAAGTCGACGGGTCGGCGCGCGTTCGCGAGCGCGGTGACGGTGACGTGGCCCAGCGGTCCGTGACGGTCGAGGACCGCCACGGTCCCGACCGCGATGCCGTCGTGCTCGACCCGGTCGGTCGCCTCCAGCCCCACCTCCACGCCGTACGGCGCACGCGCCAGCGTCAGGGTGAGGTCGGTGTTGATGTACTGCACGCCGCCGGTGCCCCAGTGCAGCACCATGCTGGCGCTGTCGGCGACCGAGGCGACGGCGACGAAGCCGCTGGGCCGCTCGCCCGCGACCACGGGGAGACCCGTCTGCCAGGTGCGCTTGCGGCCGTCGTTCTGGTGCTCGGCGAAGTCCTGCGACCACCCGGCGCCGCTGTCGAAGAACGGCACCCGCGGCTCGTCGCTCGCGGGCACCTGCTCCAGGGGCGGTGGCTGGGACGCGGCCCGCGACGACCACACGCGGCCCTCGGGGTTCTCGGTCGGCAGCAGGTGGACGGCACTGGCGCGCGCCACGACCGCGTCGCCCTGACGCAGGTCGGCGTCGACCAGCACGATGCGGCGCCCCTCGCGCACCACGCGCGTCGCGACCGTGCACGGCTCCATGGTGGCCGGGCGGAAGAGGTCGACCGCCCAGCGGGCCGGGCGCAGCTCGGTGCGTCCGAGCTGCGCGAGCTGCTGCTCGACCCCGCGGGCCAGGGCGCCGCTGACCGCGACGCCGTGCATCTGGTTCTCGCTCCACATGCTCCGTGCGATCGAGGTGGGGACCAGCTGGTCGCCGGCGAGGGTGAACAGGGCCAGGCTCATGGGCCCGAGCCTCCCAGGTCGTCGCGCCGGGCCGGGTCGTGGGTGTCCGCAACCGGACACCGCTTGTGTCCGCGAGCGGACGGACCGGGGGCCGGTCCGCTGGAAGAGTCGGCCCCGTCGGACCGGCTCGGGGGCCTGTCCGGTGCTGGGCCCGACCGGCGAGGAGGGGACGCCGTACGCCGGTCGGGGCAGGTGGGGAGCTGGTGGGGGGACATGAGCCGGTGGCGGGTCCGATCGGGCCCGCCACCGGTGACCCGGTGTCCCGGTGTCGCCGGTGTCGCTGTGTCCCGCGGCTCAGTCCTCGCGCGGGATCCCGGCCTGCGTCAGCCGCCGCGTGGGGTGGGTGCGGCTCAGCCGCAGCGAGGCGCCGTCGAGCAGGGCCGCGGTCGGGGTCTCCTGGGTCAGCGCCGCCACGAAGGCCTCGCCCGGGATGCGGAGCACGACGGCGTCGCCGACGGCCCGCACCGTCGCGGTGCGCGCGATGCCCTCGATCAGACCGATCTCGCCGAAGCCGGCGCCGGGGCCCATCGTCGGCAGGTCGACGACGCCGCCGTCCTCGCCGCGCGCGCTGACGGCGAAGTCGCCGGACTCGGCGACGTAGAACGCGTCGGCGGTGTCGCCCTGGCTGATGACCGTCGCGCCGGCCGGGACCTCCTCGCGCACCGCCTGGGCGGCGAGCTGCTCGAGCGCGCCCTCCGACACCGACGCGAACAGCCCGGAGCGGGAGAGCAGCGCGAGCCGGGGAGCGAGCTCGGCCCGACGGGCCGCTGACTCCGCGTCCAGCCGGCGCAGCGCGGGCAGCCCGAGCAGGCACAGCACCGGTACGCCGACGCCGGTGAACCACAGCATCGCGTCGAGGCCGAGGACCCGGATGCCGACCGGCACGAGGGCCGAGCCCACCAGGATGGCGCCGAGGCAGAGCCCGTCGAAGGCGCCGAAGACGCGTCCGAGACGCTCGGCCGGCACCGACCGCTGGAGCGCGGTGATGGCCAGCACGTCGACCACGAGGGTGGCGGCGCCGCGCAGGCACTGGGCCACGAAGCCCACCGCGGGCTCGTCGCTGACGAGGAAGACCAGGGTCGGCAGGCAGTAGAGCGCCATCCCGACGAGGATCACCGGTCCCAGCCGGGATCGCCGCTCGAGCCGGGTGACCAGCCCGGCGGCCGCGATGCCGCCGATGCCGAGGCCGGCGAGCAGGTAGCCGTAGCCCTCCGCCCCGGTGCCGAGGACCTCCTCGGAGACCACCACGAACAGCACCGTGTCGGTGCCGTAGACGAAGGTCGCCACCACGCTGAAGGCGACCAGCACGGCCGTGCCGGCGGACTCGCCGATCGTGCGGATCCCGACGGTGAGCTGGTGCAGCGGGCCGGCCTCGCCCCCGTCGGTCACGTCGACGGGGCGGCTGCGGGTGCGTACCCGACCCACCAGGAGCGCCGAGGCCGCGAAGGTGAGCGCGTTGAAGCCGACGGCCAGCCACGGGTCCGCGACCAGCAGGGTCAGGGCCCCGATGGCGGGTCCGGCCACCACGCACACGTTGTCGACGGTGTTGCGCAGCGCGTTGGCCGAGCCGAGGTCCCGCTCCGGCACCAGGAGCGGTGTCATCGCGGTGGCGGCCGGCTCGTAGACCGTCGACGTCGCCGCCGTGACGCCCACGGTCACCAGCACGAGCACGGGGGGCGCCCCCACCAGCATCTCCAGCGCCAGCACGGTCATCGCCAACGCGAGGAAGACGTCGAGCCCGACCATCAGTCGGACCCGCTCGAACCTGTCGGCCAGCACCCCGCCGTAGGCACTCATGACCAGGGCCGGCCCGAAGCGGGCGGCGGTGGCGGCCGCCAGCCACCCGGCGGACCCGGTCTCGTCGATCAGCCAGACGGCGAGCGCGACGTTGTAGGCCCACGAGCCGATGCACGAGGTGGTGAAGGCGCCGATGAAGAAGCGGTAGTCGCGGTGGCGCAGGCTGGTCAGCAGCGACGGCCGGTCCGGGGGCCGGTCGCTCACCGGCCCGCCTTGCGCGCCAGCGTGGGACGGTCCAGGACCACGACGCGACCGCGGCCGAGCTCGATGACCCGCTGCTCCTGCAGGCGCTGGAGCACCTGGTTGACCGACGGTCGCGTCCCTCCGACGAGGTCGGACAGCTGGTCCTGGGTCAGGGGGACGACCGTGGGCGACGGGCCGTCGGCGTACACCTCCTGGAGGCGGAGTAAACAGCGGTAGACACGACGGTCGAGGCCGACGTACATCGTCTCGAGCAGGCGGTCGCTCAGCTCGCGGACCCGCTCGGCGAGGAGGTCGACCAGGATCTGGTTGACCGCGGGGAACTGCTCGCGCACGGCGTGGAAGGCCGCCGCGGACAGCACCTGGGTCTCGGCCGGCTCGAGGGCCAGGACGGTCGCCGAGCGTCGGTGCCCCAGCTGGCCGGGCAGCAGCGCCAGCTCGCCGACGTGGGCGCCGGGGGCCAGCACGTTGAGCGTCGCGCGCTCCCCGTCCGGGGTGGCGACCTGGACCGCGAGGTGACCGGCGGTCACGAGGTGGAGGGCGTCGCCCGGGTCACCCTCGTGGAAGACGACCTCGCCCTTGCGGAAGGTGCGGTGACGGGCGGCGGAGAGCACCGCGGACCGCGCCTCGGGCGACAGCGGTGCCAGCAGGGGCCAGTCCATGGCGAAGGTCTACCACAGGGGTCCGGTGGCGGCGCGTGCACAACCGGCCCTCTGCGCACGGGGTTTGCAAGACTGCCGCCATGACGACCGACGGCACGCCTCCCACGGGCGCCCCCGACCCCGACGACATCGGACTGGCCGCCCGCCTCGGCGACGCCCTGGGCACGGCGGTCCGTCCCGACAACCTCGAGCGGGAGCTGCGCGCGGCCACCTCGGGCATCCGCGAGGCGTTCGGTGCCGCGGCCTGCTCCTTCGCCCAGGTGCAGCCGGACGGGGCGACCCTGCGCTTCGCCGCGGCCGACGGCGCCGGCGCCGAGGAGATCGTCGGCGTGAGCCTGCCGGTGAGCCGCGGCATCGTCGGGTGGGTGGCGATGTCGGGGGAGCCGATCCAGGTCGCCGACGTCGCCTCGGACAAGCGCTTCGCCCGTGACGTCGCCGAGTCCACCCACTACGTGCCGACGACGATCATGGCGGCGCCGGTGCTCGACGCGCACGGCGACATCGCCGGCGTCGTGGAGGTCCTCGACCCCGCCGAGGCGCCGGCGGGCGGCCCGGCCCGCGACTCCGGCCGCGACCTCACGATCCTGGGGCTGCTGGCCGCGCAGCTCGGCTCCATCATCCGGCTCTCCGCGCTGTACGACGCCCTCGGCACGGGCCTGCTGCGGACCCTGGCCGACCCCGAGGCCGGCGGCGCCTTCGACGAGGCCCTCGCGGCGGTGTCAGACCCCGAGGCCGGCGTGGCGCTGCAGGGCGTGGCCGAGGCCTTCCACGACCTGGCTGCGGCCGGGCCCGCGGCGGCCCGGATGGCCGAGCGCGTGCTGAGCGAGGTGGCGTCCTACGTCAGCCAGACCGCGCACCAGCCCGGCCGGGCCGGCGGCCGGTCGTCCCGCACCTCCGGTCGTCCCCGGCCATGACCGTGCTGCCCGAGTGGTCGGCGGCGTTCCTGGGCGACGGTCCCGGACGCACGATCGGTCTGCCGCTGCCGCAGGAGCGGCGCGAGTGGGCCTGGGGAGGAGCCACCGGGGCCGGGGTGAAGGTTGCCGTGGTGGACAGCGGCGTCGACGCCTCGCACCCCGCCGTGCGTCACCTGGCCGGGGCCGTCGCGATCGAGCCGGACGCCGAGGCGGAGGACGGCTACCGCGTGGTCGAGGGCGACCACGAGGACCTCTACGGCCACGGCACCGCGTGCGCCGGGATCATCCGCGCGCTGGCGCCCGAGGCCGAGATCTACAGCGTCCGGGTGCTCGGCAGCAACCTGAAGGGCAAGACGTCGGCGTTCTACGGCGGCATCGCCTGGGCGGTCGCGAACGGCATGCAGGTGGTGAACATGAGCCTGAGCTCCAAGAGCGACCAGTGGTACGCCGCGCTGCACGAGGTGGTCGACGAGGCCTACTTCGCCGACGTGATGCTCGTGTGCGCGGCCAACAACATGCCGGGTCCGACGTACCCCTCGCAGTTCGCCTCCGTCTTCTCCGTGGCCGCGCTGGGCGGGGACCGGTCCGAGGCGCTCGCCTACAACACCTCGCCGCCGGTGGAGTTCGGCGCCCGCGGGCTCGACCTCGACGTCGCCTGGACCGGAGGCACCACGATCAACGCGACGGGCAACAGCTTCGCTACCCCGCACGTCGCCGGCATGGCGGCGCGGATCCTCTCCAAGCACCCCGGGCTGACGCCGTTCCAGATGAAGGCGGTCCTGCACGCGATCGCCGACAACGCCGACTGAGACCCCGACCGAGGCTCGGACCGGAGCCCGGGCCGGAGCCCGGACTGGAGCCCGGACTGAAGGTCGGACGAGGGTCCCTGGTGTTCGGGACCGAACGGTGGTTGTGTCGGCCAGCAGACGGTCCGCGGACCGGCGGGCGGCGAGAGTAGTGGCACGGACAAGAACCCACCTACACACCCCCAGGGGGACACCATGAGCACCTTCCAGCCCGGCGACGAGACCTTCGACGACGTGACCGGCCACAAGCTTCCGGTCCGCGGCGCGGTCCCCGAGGACGAGTCCACGACCGAGGGCCACGGCTTCCGGGCGCTCGCCCTCCCGGACGACGAGACCGACCAGGCCGACGAGGTCGAGGGGCACAAGCTGGCCCGGACGAACTTCACCGACGACGAGGAGGTGGAGGGCCACAAGCTGGCGCGGACGAACTTCACCGGCGACGACGAGGTCGAGGGCCACAAGCTGGCCAGGACGAACTTCAACGACGACGACGAGGTCGAGGGCCACAAGCTGGCCAGGACGAACTTCACCGACGACGACGAGGTGGAGGGCCACAAGCTGGCCAGGACGAACTTCAACGACGACGACGAGGTGGAGGGGCACAAGCTGGCCAGGACGAACTTCACCGACGACGACGAGGTCGAGGGCCACCGCATCCAGGCCCTGCCCGGCGACCTGCCGGCCGACGCCGACGACGACGTCGAGGGCCACCGCCGCCCGATGGTGAAGTGACCCGCTCCTGACTCAGCTCTCCCACCGAGCCCCGCGGTACGACGTACCGCGGGGTTCGCTGCATCTGCCGGAGGGTTGTGGACGCCTCCCCAGGGGTGTGCGCCTTGGTCGGCGTCCATAACCCCGCGTTACATGCGGTGGGACCTCGACCTCGCACGCAGGGGGAGGGGCCGGAGGGGGGAGGGGCCGGAGGGGGGAGGGGCCGGAGGGGTGGGGTCAGCGGCAGGCGGGGCAGGTGCCGAAGATCTCGAGAGTGTGGCTGACGTCGGCGAAGTCGTGCTCCTCGGCGACGGAGGTGGCCCAGCGCTCGACGGTGGGACCCTCGACCTCGACGGTGCGGCCGCAGGCGCGGCACACGAGGTGGTGGTGGTGGGTGCCGCTGCAGCGGCGGTAGCGCGCCTCGCCGTCCTCGGCGCGCAGCACGTCGACCTGGTCGCTCTCCGCCATCGCCTGCAGGGTGCGGTAGACCGTCGACAGCCCGACCTGGTCGCCGCCCTGGCGCAGCAGGTCGTGGATCTCCTGGGCCGAGCGGAAGTCCTCGAGCCCGGCCAGGCAGGCCGCGACGGCCCGGCGCTGGCGGGTGGGCCGGCCCCCGGTCAGGTCGGTGCCGGGCTCGGCGCTCGTCGGCTCAGTGCTCGTCATAGTGGCTCCCGTGGGGTGCGTGGCGGTGGCCGTCGTGCACGTAGTCGACGTGGTCGCCGTGGCGGACCGCGAGGTGACCGCAGTCGGGTCCGTGAAGGTGGCCGTGGTCCTCGGGCACCACGTGGTGGGTGTCGTCGAGCTCGAAGGCGTCGGTCTCGTGGCCGAAGGGCTGGCGTCGCCGCAGCCGCGAGCGCGACCACATGCCCACCGGCCAGGCGAGGGCGAAGCCGGCCAGCGCGATCAGCACGATGGTCGCTCCCGGCTGGACGTCGACGTACGCCGAGACCATCAGCCCGGAGACCGACGCGACCGTCCCGACGACCATCGCGGCGAGCAGCGTCGCGCGGAACGTCCGGGTCACCTGCTGCACCGTCGCCACCGGCACCACCATGAGAGCGCTGACCAGCAGCAGCCCGACGGTGCGCATCGCGACGGTGACGGTGACGGCGGCGAGCACCGAGACCAGCATGTTGTAGGCCCGGACGTTGACCCCGGCGACCCGGGCGAAGTCGGGGTCCTGGGTGATCGCGAACAGTCGTGGGGCGAGGCCGACACTGAGGGCCACCACCGCCGTGGCCAGACCCACGACGATCCACAGGTCGTTGTCGTCGACGGTCACGATCGACCCGAAGAGGTAGCGGTTCAGCGTGTTCGCGCCCTGCCCGGCGAGCCCGGTCAGCAGCAGGCCACCGGCGATGCCGCCGTAGAACATCAGTGCCAGGGCGACGTCGCCGCTGGTCCCGCGCTCGCGCACGATCTCGACGACCACCGAGGCGATGATCGCGACCACGACCGCGGCGAGGACGGGGGAGGTCTGCGTGAGCAGCCCGATGGCGACGCCGGTGACGGCGACGTGGCCGATGCCGTCGCCCATGAGGGCCTGACGGCGCTGCACGAGGTAGGTGCCGACGGCGGGTGCGGCCAGCCCGGTGACGACGGCGGCGAGCAGCGCGCGCTGCATGAATTCGAGGGCGAGGATGCTCATCGGCGCGGCTCGTGGTCCTGGGGGCGCTGCGACCCGTCCGCCTGCGCGCGCGGGACCTCGAGCGGTCCCCGGACGTCAGGGGAGTAGTCGTCGTGCGCCTGGTGTGTCGGCGGGTGGTGGGCGTGCGAGTGCGGCACGTCGTGGAACGTGCCGAGGGGGTCGCCGTCGTAGGCGACGCGGCCCTCGCGCATCACGACCGTGCGCGTGATCAGCGGCGCGAGCGGGCCCATCTCGTGGGCGACCAGCAGGATCGTGGTGCCGCGGGCGACCAGCCGCTCGATGATCGCGGCGAAGCTCTCCTGGCTGGTCAGGTCGACGCCGGCGGTCGGCTCGTCGAGGACGAGCAGGTCCGGCTCGGCCGCGAGCGCGCGGGCGATGAGGACGCGCTGCTGCTGCCCGCCCGAGAGGACAGCGGTGCCGTCCTTCGCGCGGTCGGCCAGGTCGACGGCCTCGAGCGCGTCCTGCACCGCGCGCCGGTCGACGGCGCGCAGCGGCTGCCAGGCTCGGCGGTGGGCCAGGCGACCGGCGGTCACGACCTCGCGGACGCTGGCCGGGACGCCGGTGGTGGCGGTGATCCGCTGCGGGACGTAGCCGACCCGGCGGTGCTCGGTGAAGTGCGCGAGGTCGGTGCCGAAGAGCCTCACCGACCCGGTGCGCAGGGGGGTCAGCCCGAGCAGCGCCCGGACCAGGGTGGACTTGCCCGAGCCGTTGGCGCCGAGCACCGCGACGACCTCGCCGGCGTGCACGGCGAGGTCGAGGTGGCGCAGGATCGGGCGTCCGCCCAGCACGACGCCGCCGTCGGAGATCTCGACGACGGTCGCGCGGGGGGCGGACGAGGGGGGCAGAGGCGTCACGAGCAGGAGTTCGCCGTCCGGATGGCCTCGAGGTTGCTCTCCATGAGGGAAAGGTAGTCCTCGTCCTCGGTCTCGTCGGTCAGACCCTCGATCGGGTCGAGCACGGCGGTCTCGATGCCGAGGCCGTCGGCCAGGGTCTCGGCGAGCGCGGGGCTCACCAGGGTCTCGTAGAACACGGTCGTCACGCCCTCGTCGGTGATGACGTCCTGCAGCTCCGCCAGCCGGGCGGGGGACGGCTCGGCGTCGGGGGAGATGCCGGCGATGGGGGCCACCTCGATGCCGTAGGTGCCGAGGTAGGAGAACGCGTCGTGGCTCACCACGATCGTGTCGGTCTCGCACGACGCCAGACCGGTGCGCATCTGCTCGGCGAGCGAGCCCAGGTCGTCCTCCAGCGCCGTCAGGTTGGCGGCGTAGGCCTCGGCGTTGTCCGGGTCGGCCTCGGCCAGCTGCTCCTCCAGGGCCGCGGCGACCGACGACATCCGCTCGGGGTCGAGCCAGAAGTGGGGGTCGGTGCCGTCGGCTCCCTCGGCCGCATGGTCGTGCCCCTCCTCGCCCTCGTGCTCGGCGTGCTCCTCGGGGTCCTCCTCGGCGGCGAGCAGGTCGGCGGAGTCAGCGGCGTCGACGACGCGCTCGGGCCCGTTCTGCTCCAGCGCGTCGTCCACCGCGGGTTGGAAGCCGGCCAGGTGGACCGCCACGTCGGCGTCGGCCAGCTCGGCCGTCTGCTGCACGCCGATCTCCAGGTCGTGGGGCTCCTGGCCGGGGCTGGTCAGGTTGACCACGGTGGCGTCGGGGCCACCGATGCGCTCGGCCAGGTACTGCAGGGGGTACATCGAGGTCACGACGGTGACCTCGTCGCCGCCGGCGGCGGAGGCGTCGTCGCCGCAGGCGGCGAGGGGGAGCAGCAACAGGGACGCGGCGGGGAGCGCGAGGCGACGGGTGAACATGACAACTATTCTCAAGAGGAATGAGAACCGTTGTCAAGTTGGTCGGTGCGCGGGGGCCTACGATCGCCCCGTGATGGTCATCAACCGCTTCGTCGTCGAGCACGACTCCGACGCCTTCCGGGCCGAGATCGAGCGGGCCCGGGCCGTGCTGGCCGCGCAGAAGGGCTTCCTCGACGGCGCGGTCGGGCGCAACGTCGACGACCCCACTCGGTGGGTGCTGACGACCCGGTGGGAGGGGCCCGGCGCCTACCGCCGCGCGCTGTCGGCGTACGACGTCAAGGTCGAGGCCTGGCCGGTCCTGGGGCGTGCCGTCGACGAGCCCAGCGCCTACGAGACCCTGGAGCCGGGGGAGCGGGCCAACGACGCCCGCCCGCGCGTCACCGACTGACCGGATCCCGGGCGTCACGGCGCAGAAGGCCCCACTAGGGTGGGGCCTTCGTCCGGGGCGGTCAGCCAGGCCGTCGCACCACGACAGCGCAAGGAGCCACCAGCGTGTCCACCAAGTCAGGGGCCACCATCGACAGCGTCGTGAGTCTCGCCAAGCGGCGCGGCTTCGTCTACCCGTGCGGGGAGATCTACGGCGGCACGCGCTCGGCCTGGGACTACGGCCCGCTCGGGGTGGAGCTCAAGGAGAACATCAAGCGCCAGTGGTGGCGCGCCATGGTGCAGCGCCGCCAGGACGTCGTTGGGCTCGACTCCAGCGTCATCCTCCCGACCCGCACCTGGGAGGCCTCCGGGCACCTCAAGACCTTCAGCGACCCGCTGGTCGAGTGCCAGTCGTGCCACAAGCGCTTCCGCGAGGACCACCTGCAGGAGGACTTCGCCACCAAGAAGGGGCTCGACGACCCCGACGCCGTGGACATCAACGAGTCGGTGGCCTGCCCCAACTGCGGCACCCGCAACGCCTGGACCGAGCCGCGGGCGTTCAACATGATGCTCAAGACCTACCTCGGCGTCATCGAGGACGAGTCCGGGCTGCACTACCTGCGCCCCGAGACCGCCCAGGGCATCTTCCTCAACTTCGCCAACGTGCTCACCAGCAGCCGGCAGAAGCCGCCCTTCGGCATCGCCCAGATGGGCAAGAGCTTCCGCAACGAGATCACGCCGGGCAACTTCATCTTCCGCACGCGCGAGTTCGAGCAGATGGAGATGGAGTTCTTCGTCAAGCCCGGCGAGGACGAGGAGTGGCACCAGCACTGGATCGACGAGCGCACCCGGTGGTACACCGACCTCGGCATCAAGCCCGAGAACCTGCGCCACTTCGAGCACCCGGCCGAGAAGCTCTCGCACTACTCCAAGCGCACCGTCGACATCGAGTACCGCTTCGGGTTCTCCGGGCGTGACTTCGAGGAGCTCGAGGGCATCGCGAACCGCACCGACTTCGACCTCAAGCAGCACAGCGAGTTCTCCGGCAAGGACCTGTCCTACTTCGACCAGGCCAGCAACGAGCGCTACGTGCCCTA
This DNA window, taken from Nocardioides sp. HDW12B, encodes the following:
- a CDS encoding MFS transporter, giving the protein MSDRPPDRPSLLTSLRHRDYRFFIGAFTTSCIGSWAYNVALAVWLIDETGSAGWLAAATAARFGPALVMSAYGGVLADRFERVRLMVGLDVFLALAMTVLALEMLVGAPPVLVLVTVGVTAATSTVYEPAATAMTPLLVPERDLGSANALRNTVDNVCVVAGPAIGALTLLVADPWLAVGFNALTFAASALLVGRVRTRSRPVDVTDGGEAGPLHQLTVGIRTIGESAGTAVLVAFSVVATFVYGTDTVLFVVVSEEVLGTGAEGYGYLLAGLGIGGIAAAGLVTRLERRSRLGPVILVGMALYCLPTLVFLVSDEPAVGFVAQCLRGAATLVVDVLAITALQRSVPAERLGRVFGAFDGLCLGAILVGSALVPVGIRVLGLDAMLWFTGVGVPVLCLLGLPALRRLDAESAARRAELAPRLALLSRSGLFASVSEGALEQLAAQAVREEVPAGATVISQGDTADAFYVAESGDFAVSARGEDGGVVDLPTMGPGAGFGEIGLIEGIARTATVRAVGDAVVLRIPGEAFVAALTQETPTAALLDGASLRLSRTHPTRRLTQAGIPRED
- a CDS encoding S8 family serine peptidase; amino-acid sequence: MTVLPEWSAAFLGDGPGRTIGLPLPQERREWAWGGATGAGVKVAVVDSGVDASHPAVRHLAGAVAIEPDAEAEDGYRVVEGDHEDLYGHGTACAGIIRALAPEAEIYSVRVLGSNLKGKTSAFYGGIAWAVANGMQVVNMSLSSKSDQWYAALHEVVDEAYFADVMLVCAANNMPGPTYPSQFASVFSVAALGGDRSEALAYNTSPPVEFGARGLDLDVAWTGGTTINATGNSFATPHVAGMAARILSKHPGLTPFQMKAVLHAIADNAD
- a CDS encoding thioesterase family protein, which gives rise to MSLALFTLAGDQLVPTSIARSMWSENQMHGVAVSGALARGVEQQLAQLGRTELRPARWAVDLFRPATMEPCTVATRVVREGRRIVLVDADLRQGDAVVARASAVHLLPTENPEGRVWSSRAASQPPPLEQVPASDEPRVPFFDSGAGWSQDFAEHQNDGRKRTWQTGLPVVAGERPSGFVAVASVADSASMVLHWGTGGVQYINTDLTLTLARAPYGVEVGLEATDRVEHDGIAVGTVAVLDRHGPLGHVTVTALANARRPVDFERVEYDDDGGRRVRD
- a CDS encoding Crp/Fnr family transcriptional regulator, yielding MDWPLLAPLSPEARSAVLSAARHRTFRKGEVVFHEGDPGDALHLVTAGHLAVQVATPDGERATLNVLAPGAHVGELALLPGQLGHRRSATVLALEPAETQVLSAAAFHAVREQFPAVNQILVDLLAERVRELSDRLLETMYVGLDRRVYRCLLRLQEVYADGPSPTVVPLTQDQLSDLVGGTRPSVNQVLQRLQEQRVIELGRGRVVVLDRPTLARKAGR
- a CDS encoding GAF domain-containing protein, whose translation is MTTDGTPPTGAPDPDDIGLAARLGDALGTAVRPDNLERELRAATSGIREAFGAAACSFAQVQPDGATLRFAAADGAGAEEIVGVSLPVSRGIVGWVAMSGEPIQVADVASDKRFARDVAESTHYVPTTIMAAPVLDAHGDIAGVVEVLDPAEAPAGGPARDSGRDLTILGLLAAQLGSIIRLSALYDALGTGLLRTLADPEAGGAFDEALAAVSDPEAGVALQGVAEAFHDLAAAGPAAARMAERVLSEVASYVSQTAHQPGRAGGRSSRTSGRPRP
- a CDS encoding peptidoglycan-binding protein, producing MTDVQPQGLSEADLMAEGVTALPDKEVVSILDLNADVDLAIDAAAPIDLAVAANLNVAAPIDAAVGTNILSEGSTAQALSDQGVIIDQSVDADALATSEQDSAIDQGNDVIDDGTESGTAPVDAAAATTATDAGTAGVTDAPTSVSEPLDGATGTVGDTLDGTTGTVGDTVGGATGTVGDTVDGVVGGDTTGTVTDTVGGTVDGVVGGDTGGTADGVVDGVVGGTDGVGGTVDGVTGGLGGTVDGVTGTVGDTVDGVNTSGLLDGNLLNVNVNVDADADLAAPIAGSVAANANVAAPIDAAVAANIGSVDSQATAVSQQDAIITQDITGSAEATTDQDAEITQ
- a CDS encoding metal ABC transporter permease, producing MSILALEFMQRALLAAVVTGLAAPAVGTYLVQRRQALMGDGIGHVAVTGVAIGLLTQTSPVLAAVVVAIIASVVVEIVRERGTSGDVALALMFYGGIAGGLLLTGLAGQGANTLNRYLFGSIVTVDDNDLWIVVGLATAVVALSVGLAPRLFAITQDPDFARVAGVNVRAYNMLVSVLAAVTVTVAMRTVGLLLVSALMVVPVATVQQVTRTFRATLLAAMVVGTVASVSGLMVSAYVDVQPGATIVLIALAGFALAWPVGMWSRSRLRRRQPFGHETDAFELDDTHHVVPEDHGHLHGPDCGHLAVRHGDHVDYVHDGHRHAPHGSHYDEH
- a CDS encoding Fur family transcriptional regulator, producing the protein MTSTEPTSAEPGTDLTGGRPTRQRRAVAACLAGLEDFRSAQEIHDLLRQGGDQVGLSTVYRTLQAMAESDQVDVLRAEDGEARYRRCSGTHHHHLVCRACGRTVEVEGPTVERWATSVAEEHDFADVSHTLEIFGTCPACR